A single window of Leeuwenhoekiella sp. MAR_2009_132 DNA harbors:
- the msrB gene encoding peptide-methionine (R)-S-oxide reductase MsrB — protein sequence MKEYPIQKTEAEWKEQLGPERYYVLRQKGTERPHTGKYNLHFDKNGSYHCGACDAKLFEANSKFESGCGWPSFDESIEGAVEYVRDTTLGMMRTEILCANCGSHLGHVFDDGPTKTGQRYCVNSASVDFETNQ from the coding sequence ATGAAAGAATACCCTATACAAAAAACAGAAGCTGAATGGAAAGAGCAGTTGGGACCAGAACGCTATTATGTTCTGCGCCAAAAAGGTACCGAAAGACCACACACCGGAAAATACAACTTGCATTTTGACAAAAACGGCAGCTATCACTGTGGCGCCTGTGATGCAAAACTATTTGAAGCAAATAGTAAATTTGAAAGCGGTTGCGGCTGGCCAAGCTTTGACGAGTCTATAGAAGGTGCTGTAGAATATGTGCGAGACACCACGCTTGGAATGATGCGCACCGAAATACTTTGTGCAAACTGCGGAAGCCACCTGGGTCATGTATTTGATGATGGCCCCACAAAAACGGGACAGCGTTATTGCGTTAATAGCGCTTCAGTAGACTTTGAAACAAATCAGTAA
- a CDS encoding M48 family metallopeptidase codes for MKSKSILLALVAVLFVVSCKTSPFTGKQTLNRYDNSTLFPMAFQQYDAFLKENKVVKGTADAQMVQRVGSNIAKAAERYMTALGYPNYLDEYRWEYNLVQDEAVNAFCMPGGKIVVYTGILPIAQDEAGLAMILGHELAHALANHGGQRMTAGEAQAVVGAVGGLALGDSKSGQLFNQYYGTASTIGAILPFSRGHESEADEIGTIIAAIAGYDPYEAPKLWERMKAQGSSGTPEILSTHPSPDTRIQALTAIAPRAAAEAKKFGVTSFK; via the coding sequence ATGAAATCTAAATCAATACTTCTGGCTCTTGTCGCTGTACTTTTTGTAGTGAGCTGTAAGACAAGTCCATTTACAGGTAAGCAAACGCTTAACAGATATGATAATTCTACGCTGTTTCCAATGGCATTTCAACAATACGATGCTTTTTTAAAGGAAAATAAAGTGGTAAAAGGTACTGCAGATGCACAAATGGTGCAACGTGTAGGTTCTAATATCGCAAAAGCTGCAGAGCGTTACATGACCGCTCTAGGGTATCCTAATTATCTTGATGAATACCGTTGGGAATATAATTTAGTTCAGGATGAGGCAGTAAATGCGTTCTGTATGCCTGGCGGAAAAATAGTTGTATATACCGGTATTTTACCCATTGCTCAGGATGAAGCTGGTTTAGCAATGATTTTAGGCCACGAACTTGCTCACGCTTTAGCAAATCACGGTGGTCAACGTATGACTGCAGGAGAAGCACAAGCTGTAGTAGGAGCTGTAGGTGGTTTGGCTCTGGGTGATTCTAAATCTGGTCAGTTATTCAATCAATACTATGGTACTGCAAGTACTATAGGTGCTATTTTACCTTTTAGCAGAGGGCACGAATCTGAAGCAGATGAGATAGGTACTATAATTGCTGCAATTGCAGGTTATGACCCTTATGAAGCTCCTAAATTATGGGAACGTATGAAGGCTCAGGGAAGTTCAGGAACTCCAGAAATACTAAGTACGCACCCTTCTCCAGACACCCGTATTCAAGCTTTAACGGCTATAGCTCCCAGAGCAGCTGCCGAAGCAAAAAAGTTTGGGGTTACTTCATTTAAATAA
- a CDS encoding trehalose synthase has protein sequence MSQDIHGEGSFLIHYDVEWKNLLEEERFRKELCENILEHYILNQRWYGGKASALKYIEIIDDFPIEREGDLFYGIVLEVNYKEAFVQNYFLPIAFVTDADLIGDKYIVRIKLNGVDGYLVDALILESFRKQIFEKILEGDKFKYKEVAYRRGRTNDAKSYESSRLMGVEQSNTSIIYNDKYILKIFRRVYVDENPDYEISKYLTMKGTFINTPKYLGSITLRFSNKNVITLGLLQALVPNQGDAWEFFTHELKLIFEELSRQKPNVDSLQVTKYLEQIPIDQIPSEILAWCPQSFFTDVAQIAKRTAQMHIALGSERSNTAFTPQAFGNDYTVWLKNRLIYQFENRINLVENNIYKLSGLALELAEELLSKKKIIRKQLLDFDEDKLKSERIRIHGDYHLGQILVQGHDFYIIDFEGEPESTIRDRKVKQPPIKDIAGIFRSFNYAIYATIFNNENELDLSQDALFKIADVLYSHIVGVFLKTYITEVQTANLNIGYIKEIEFLLQYCLLEKAVYELGYELNARPTWAIIPLKGISNILNQQNYE, from the coding sequence ATGAGTCAGGATATTCACGGAGAGGGGAGTTTTTTAATACACTATGATGTAGAATGGAAAAACCTATTAGAAGAAGAGCGCTTTAGAAAAGAGCTCTGTGAGAATATCCTTGAGCACTATATTTTAAATCAACGCTGGTATGGTGGCAAGGCAAGTGCGTTAAAGTATATAGAAATTATTGATGATTTTCCTATAGAGCGTGAAGGAGATCTTTTTTATGGTATCGTCCTTGAAGTGAATTACAAGGAAGCTTTTGTTCAAAATTATTTTCTTCCTATAGCATTTGTTACAGACGCAGACCTAATAGGTGATAAATATATTGTGCGCATAAAATTAAACGGAGTCGATGGCTATCTCGTTGATGCACTTATTTTAGAATCATTTAGAAAGCAAATATTTGAAAAAATACTCGAGGGTGATAAGTTTAAATATAAAGAAGTAGCCTACAGACGAGGGCGTACTAATGATGCTAAAAGTTATGAGAGTAGCAGACTTATGGGGGTTGAGCAAAGCAACACCTCAATAATTTACAATGATAAGTACATTCTAAAAATTTTTAGAAGGGTTTATGTAGATGAAAATCCCGATTATGAGATAAGTAAATACTTAACGATGAAGGGGACATTTATAAATACCCCAAAATATCTAGGAAGTATTACACTGCGTTTTAGTAATAAAAATGTCATTACATTAGGCTTACTTCAGGCTTTAGTGCCTAATCAAGGTGATGCGTGGGAGTTTTTTACACACGAACTCAAACTTATATTTGAAGAATTATCAAGACAAAAACCAAATGTAGACTCCCTGCAAGTCACTAAGTATTTGGAGCAAATACCTATAGATCAGATTCCTTCAGAAATTTTAGCCTGGTGTCCTCAAAGTTTTTTTACAGACGTGGCACAAATAGCAAAGCGTACCGCCCAGATGCATATTGCGCTGGGTTCAGAACGGTCTAACACAGCGTTTACACCTCAGGCTTTTGGAAATGATTATACCGTATGGTTAAAAAACCGACTTATTTATCAGTTTGAAAACCGAATAAATCTAGTTGAGAATAATATTTATAAGCTTAGTGGTTTAGCGCTTGAATTAGCTGAAGAACTGCTGAGTAAGAAAAAAATAATACGGAAACAGCTTCTTGATTTTGACGAGGATAAGTTAAAAAGTGAGCGCATACGCATTCACGGGGATTATCATCTGGGGCAAATTTTAGTTCAGGGTCACGATTTTTACATCATAGATTTTGAAGGTGAGCCAGAGAGCACTATTAGAGATCGTAAAGTAAAGCAACCTCCTATTAAAGACATTGCAGGCATCTTTAGGTCTTTTAATTATGCTATATATGCCACCATATTTAATAATGAGAACGAATTAGATTTAAGTCAGGATGCACTTTTTAAAATAGCTGATGTTTTATACAGTCATATCGTAGGGGTATTCCTAAAGACGTATATCACAGAAGTTCAAACAGCCAATTTAAACATAGGCTACATAAAAGAAATCGAATTTTTATTGCAATATTGCCTGCTTGAAAAAGCAGTATATGAGCTGGGTTATGAGCTCAATGCCAGACCTACCTGGGCAATTATTCCTTTAAAAGGAATCTCAAATATACTTAACCAACAAAATTATGAGTAA
- a CDS encoding glycoside hydrolase family 31 protein — MIINTELEQKGNQFPNDIKEVRQEVDTLYFTTLNEVILQLTVLRDSVIRFRYGTRGILEDDFSYAIDPDSHIGYNHLELSENKNYYIVTTKKLIIKIEKISLQTKILDSEGFLINEDEIGFHYEESFTLGGNIVKMSKRAHPGETFFGLGDKPVHLNLRGKRFANWATDSYAFGKDTDPIYKSVPFYIGLKEKKAYGIFFDNSFKTNFDFCQERLDVTNFWAPGGEMNYYFFYGPNMSDVVANYTHLTGKPELPPLWTLGFQQSKWSYYPESTVKSLAKKFRDLRIPCDGIYLDIDYMEGFRCFTWNKEYFPDPKRMVKELEADGFKTIVIIDPGIKIDSEYWVYKEALENNYFCKRADGPYMIGKVWPGECAFPDFTNPEVREWWAGLFKELVGDIGVRGVWNDMNEPAVMEVPGKTFPDDVRHDYDGHPCSHRKAHNVYGTQMARATYEGVKKYVYPKRPLVITRSAYSGAQRYTSSWTGDNVATWEHLWIANNQVQRMCLSGMSFTGTDIGGFAEQPTGELFARWIQLGVFHPFCRVHSSGHHGDQEPWTFGDEITDITRGFIEMRYTFLPYIYTMFYEYATKGIPMIKPLVYYDQEDPHTNYRTDEFIFGNNILVCPILEPNSKGRRMYLARGTWYDFWDKTVIEGGRELWVDADLDRIPMFVKEGSIIPRYPVQQYVEEKVITELKLDVYYKLGKEASQVYEDANDGYDYKKGRFSLRNLNLTGKEKELTIQQHKSGSFETSYDTIKLHLIGLPFVIKAITVDNVEYDLNNLDKEGKYLKLNKNFTVVHLIG; from the coding sequence ATGATTATTAATACAGAGTTAGAGCAGAAGGGTAATCAATTTCCTAATGATATAAAAGAAGTGCGGCAAGAAGTAGATACGCTGTACTTTACAACCTTAAATGAAGTCATTTTGCAACTTACCGTTTTACGGGATAGTGTTATACGATTTCGATATGGCACCAGAGGCATTTTAGAAGATGATTTCTCGTACGCCATAGATCCCGATAGTCACATAGGTTATAATCATCTTGAACTTTCAGAGAATAAAAACTACTATATAGTTACCACTAAGAAGCTTATTATTAAAATCGAAAAAATAAGCTTGCAAACTAAGATTCTAGATAGTGAGGGTTTTTTAATCAATGAAGATGAGATAGGTTTTCATTATGAAGAGAGTTTTACTTTAGGTGGAAACATTGTAAAAATGAGTAAACGGGCTCATCCCGGAGAGACCTTTTTTGGACTGGGAGATAAACCTGTACACCTTAATTTACGAGGAAAGCGCTTTGCTAACTGGGCTACAGATTCGTATGCATTTGGTAAAGATACAGACCCTATCTACAAGTCTGTACCATTTTATATAGGTCTTAAAGAAAAGAAAGCCTACGGAATATTTTTTGACAACAGTTTTAAAACCAACTTTGATTTCTGTCAGGAACGTTTAGATGTTACTAATTTTTGGGCTCCGGGAGGAGAAATGAATTATTACTTTTTCTACGGTCCTAATATGAGTGATGTGGTTGCTAATTACACACACCTTACAGGGAAGCCAGAATTACCACCGTTATGGACTTTAGGTTTTCAGCAAAGTAAATGGAGTTATTACCCTGAAAGTACGGTTAAGTCCTTAGCTAAAAAGTTTAGAGATCTTAGAATCCCTTGTGATGGTATTTATCTTGATATTGATTACATGGAAGGTTTTAGATGCTTTACGTGGAATAAGGAATATTTTCCTGATCCTAAACGTATGGTAAAGGAGCTTGAGGCAGATGGTTTTAAGACGATAGTAATTATAGATCCCGGTATTAAAATAGATTCTGAATATTGGGTTTACAAAGAAGCATTAGAAAATAATTATTTCTGTAAACGTGCAGATGGACCATACATGATAGGTAAAGTTTGGCCGGGTGAATGTGCCTTTCCAGATTTTACAAACCCTGAGGTACGCGAGTGGTGGGCAGGTCTTTTTAAAGAACTTGTAGGGGATATAGGTGTACGCGGTGTTTGGAATGATATGAACGAACCCGCAGTGATGGAGGTTCCCGGTAAAACCTTTCCTGATGATGTGCGTCACGATTATGATGGCCACCCGTGTAGTCATCGTAAAGCTCATAATGTATACGGTACTCAAATGGCACGAGCGACATACGAGGGCGTAAAAAAATATGTGTATCCTAAACGACCTTTAGTAATTACCAGATCTGCTTATAGCGGCGCCCAGCGTTACACCAGTTCGTGGACGGGTGATAACGTAGCAACCTGGGAGCATTTATGGATAGCCAATAATCAGGTACAGCGTATGTGTCTCTCGGGTATGTCTTTTACGGGTACTGATATTGGTGGTTTTGCAGAACAACCCACGGGCGAATTGTTTGCCCGCTGGATTCAACTGGGAGTTTTTCATCCATTTTGTAGAGTGCATTCTTCAGGACATCATGGAGATCAGGAGCCGTGGACTTTTGGCGATGAGATAACCGATATTACTCGTGGCTTTATTGAAATGCGCTATACGTTTCTTCCGTACATATATACGATGTTTTATGAGTATGCTACTAAAGGAATACCTATGATTAAACCCCTGGTGTATTACGATCAGGAAGACCCGCATACAAACTACCGCACAGATGAGTTTATCTTTGGGAACAATATTTTAGTTTGCCCTATTCTTGAGCCTAATTCTAAGGGAAGGCGCATGTATCTTGCGCGCGGAACGTGGTATGATTTCTGGGATAAAACGGTAATTGAAGGTGGTCGCGAATTGTGGGTAGATGCAGATTTAGATCGCATACCTATGTTTGTTAAGGAAGGCTCTATAATACCGAGATACCCTGTTCAGCAATATGTTGAAGAGAAAGTGATAACAGAGTTAAAACTTGATGTGTACTACAAATTGGGTAAAGAGGCATCTCAGGTTTATGAAGATGCAAACGACGGTTATGATTACAAGAAGGGACGTTTTAGTCTTCGTAATTTAAATTTAACGGGTAAAGAAAAAGAGTTAACTATTCAGCAGCATAAATCAGGTAGTTTTGAAACATCTTACGATACCATAAAGCTGCACTTAATAGGACTGCCATTTGTTATTAAAGCAATTACGGTAGACAATGTGGAGTATGATTTAAATAATCTTGATAAAGAGGGTAAATACCTGAAACTTAACAAGAATTTTACGGTTGTACATCTTATTGGATAA
- the glgB gene encoding 1,4-alpha-glucan branching protein GlgB codes for MSNVHVYSLFSDFDIDLFKAGKHFRLYEKLGSHPTIVNGVKGTYFAVWAPSAKAVSVIGDFNFWIEGDHKLNVRWDGSGIWEGFIPGVAAGTIYKYKIQSTNNDIKTEKADPFARRAEHPPKTASVVYEADYKWKDKKWMANRSTKNALNAPISVYEVHLSSWRKTGEENRSLSYTEMADDLVSYVKDMQFTHVEFMPIMEYPYDPSWGYQLTGYFAPTSRFGYPEEFKLLVDKFHQAGIGVILDWVPSHFPEDPHGLGNFDGSHLYEHPDPRKGWHPDWKSYIFNYGRNEVRAFLISNALFWLDQYHVDGLRVDAVASMLYLDYSREEGQWEPNEFGGNQNLDAVSFFKELNIAVYENFPDVQTIAEESTNYAGVSTPVFAGGLGFGMKWMMGWMHDTLEYFKKDPAFRKFHQQDITFSMTYAFTENFMLPLSHDEVVYGKKSLLDRMPGSEWQRFANLRLMFGYMFTHPGANLIFQGGEFAQSLEWNFQQSLDWHLLEYEYHSGIQNCVRDLNKLYKAYPALYENQFSKEGFEWLEWNDSENSVLTYMRKGNKPKDTVVVICNFTPVPRENYRIGLPSEVFNVKKNLKEIFNSNKTVYGGSGDFIIDKLTVEDTSWNGRAHSIQVDLAPLAMMVYTLK; via the coding sequence ATGAGTAACGTACACGTTTATAGTCTTTTTTCTGACTTTGATATTGATCTTTTCAAAGCGGGAAAACATTTTAGACTTTATGAAAAATTGGGTTCACATCCTACAATCGTTAATGGCGTGAAGGGAACTTATTTTGCAGTCTGGGCACCTAGTGCAAAAGCAGTTTCTGTTATTGGTGATTTTAATTTTTGGATAGAAGGTGATCACAAGCTTAATGTACGTTGGGACGGCAGTGGTATTTGGGAAGGTTTTATTCCGGGTGTAGCGGCTGGCACAATCTATAAATATAAGATACAGTCTACTAATAACGATATTAAAACTGAAAAAGCAGATCCTTTTGCACGTAGAGCAGAACACCCGCCCAAGACAGCATCTGTAGTTTATGAAGCAGATTACAAGTGGAAGGATAAGAAGTGGATGGCAAACCGAAGCACTAAAAATGCATTAAACGCTCCGATTTCTGTTTATGAAGTTCATTTAAGCTCCTGGAGAAAAACAGGAGAAGAAAACCGAAGTCTCAGCTATACAGAAATGGCAGACGATTTGGTAAGCTATGTTAAGGATATGCAGTTTACACATGTTGAGTTTATGCCCATAATGGAGTATCCTTATGATCCTAGTTGGGGATATCAACTTACTGGCTATTTTGCGCCAACATCACGTTTTGGATACCCAGAAGAATTCAAGTTACTTGTAGATAAATTTCATCAGGCTGGCATAGGTGTTATTTTAGACTGGGTTCCTTCTCATTTTCCTGAAGATCCACACGGCCTGGGTAACTTTGATGGTTCTCATTTATATGAGCATCCAGATCCTAGAAAAGGCTGGCATCCCGACTGGAAATCGTACATTTTTAATTATGGACGTAATGAAGTACGTGCATTTTTAATTAGCAATGCACTATTCTGGTTAGATCAATATCACGTTGACGGTTTGCGGGTAGATGCAGTAGCATCTATGCTTTATCTAGATTACTCCAGAGAAGAGGGACAGTGGGAGCCAAATGAATTTGGTGGAAATCAAAATCTGGATGCTGTATCATTTTTTAAAGAATTGAATATTGCAGTTTATGAGAATTTTCCTGATGTACAAACCATAGCCGAAGAGTCAACAAATTATGCCGGGGTTTCTACTCCTGTTTTTGCAGGTGGGCTTGGTTTTGGTATGAAGTGGATGATGGGCTGGATGCATGATACACTGGAGTATTTTAAGAAAGATCCCGCTTTTAGAAAATTTCATCAGCAGGACATCACTTTTAGTATGACTTATGCCTTTACCGAAAATTTTATGCTACCGCTGTCACACGATGAGGTGGTTTATGGTAAAAAGTCACTTTTAGACAGAATGCCCGGTTCAGAATGGCAGCGTTTTGCAAACCTGAGGTTGATGTTTGGTTATATGTTTACGCATCCCGGAGCGAATCTGATTTTTCAGGGAGGTGAGTTTGCTCAAAGTTTAGAATGGAATTTTCAGCAGAGCTTAGACTGGCATTTATTAGAATATGAGTACCACTCCGGAATACAAAACTGCGTAAGGGACTTAAATAAATTATACAAAGCGTATCCTGCTCTTTATGAAAATCAATTTAGTAAGGAAGGCTTTGAATGGTTAGAATGGAACGACAGTGAGAACAGCGTACTTACCTATATGAGAAAAGGTAATAAGCCAAAAGATACGGTTGTTGTCATCTGTAATTTTACACCGGTACCTCGAGAAAATTACCGTATAGGTTTACCTTCCGAAGTATTTAACGTAAAGAAGAATCTTAAGGAGATTTTTAATAGTAACAAGACTGTTTACGGTGGTAGTGGCGATTTTATTATCGATAAACTAACGGTAGAAGATACCTCTTGGAATGGTAGAGCACATTCTATACAAGTTGATTTAGCGCCATTAGCAATGATGGTTTATACCTTAAAATAG
- a CDS encoding alpha-1,4-glucan--maltose-1-phosphate maltosyltransferase, with the protein MTRERIVIQNIEPQLQNGEFFIKRVVGELIEVTADVLGDGHDVLQAEICYKWEHSKNWETIRLTPLENDVYTGVFNVENQGFYDYKVSGWIDHALNWQHGIEAKLKDGQYVKSELLDGIQYIKAIEKQLDKEGKKYLKNAKEAFADEARYDEAITIAKSGDLHQIFLDNPTRKFAKDSKVLQVYVDRKKAGFSTWYEFFPRSASEVPGKHGTFKDCERLLPRVAAMGFDTLYFPPIHPIGEVNRKGKNNAVNAAEGDSGVPWGIGSKFGGHKAIHPELGSEKDFKHLIKKADEMGIEIAMDLAFQAAPDHPYLKEHPSWFKKRPDGTMQYAENPPKKYQDIVNFNWESDDFKELWKELLSVAFYWIDLGIKIFRVDNPHTKPFYFWNWFISEIKKKHPDVLFLAEAFSRPKVMQQLGKEGYSQSYTYFTWRTSKHELTQYMTELTQTKQKEYYRPNFWPNTPDINPYHLQGANEAQHLIRYALAATMSGNIGLYGPVYEFMVTDAVPGKEEYYNSEKYQIQHWDWNTDNKLIRVISKINAIRKEQTALQQTNNIRFCDIGNEGLIAYYKWDQDMTNELLIVVSLDPYYKQAGKLRLPYELMRHTPGAHIMVKDLITDSTYHWNEEWNYIELHPSLPFHIFQIFR; encoded by the coding sequence TTGACACGAGAACGTATCGTAATACAAAATATAGAGCCCCAATTACAAAATGGTGAGTTTTTTATAAAAAGAGTAGTAGGAGAGTTAATTGAGGTAACCGCAGATGTACTGGGAGACGGTCACGACGTATTACAAGCAGAAATTTGTTACAAGTGGGAGCATTCTAAAAACTGGGAAACGATACGGCTAACACCTCTAGAGAATGATGTGTATACCGGTGTATTCAATGTTGAAAACCAGGGTTTTTATGATTATAAAGTTAGTGGTTGGATAGATCACGCCTTAAACTGGCAGCACGGTATTGAAGCAAAACTAAAGGATGGTCAATACGTGAAGAGTGAGTTGTTAGATGGTATTCAGTATATAAAAGCCATTGAAAAGCAGCTTGATAAGGAGGGCAAGAAGTATTTAAAAAATGCTAAGGAAGCTTTTGCAGATGAAGCGCGTTATGATGAGGCTATAACAATAGCGAAATCTGGTGATTTACACCAAATATTTTTAGACAATCCTACCCGCAAATTTGCTAAAGACAGTAAGGTACTTCAGGTTTATGTAGACCGAAAAAAGGCTGGTTTTAGTACCTGGTATGAGTTTTTCCCCAGATCAGCGAGTGAAGTGCCCGGTAAGCACGGTACGTTTAAAGATTGTGAGCGTTTATTGCCTCGCGTTGCAGCTATGGGGTTTGATACATTGTATTTTCCTCCCATACATCCCATAGGAGAAGTAAACCGAAAAGGAAAAAATAACGCTGTTAATGCTGCTGAAGGAGATAGCGGTGTGCCGTGGGGAATAGGTTCTAAATTTGGAGGTCATAAAGCGATACATCCTGAATTAGGTTCTGAGAAAGACTTTAAACATTTAATTAAGAAGGCAGATGAGATGGGGATTGAAATTGCTATGGATCTTGCGTTTCAGGCAGCACCAGATCATCCTTACCTTAAGGAGCACCCATCGTGGTTTAAGAAACGACCAGATGGTACAATGCAATATGCAGAAAACCCGCCTAAAAAATATCAGGATATTGTAAACTTCAATTGGGAATCTGATGACTTCAAAGAGTTGTGGAAAGAGCTTTTGAGTGTAGCTTTTTATTGGATAGATTTAGGAATAAAGATCTTTAGAGTAGATAATCCGCATACCAAGCCATTTTATTTCTGGAACTGGTTTATTTCAGAAATTAAGAAAAAGCATCCAGATGTGTTGTTTTTAGCTGAAGCATTCTCCAGACCTAAAGTGATGCAGCAACTAGGTAAAGAAGGTTATAGCCAGTCTTATACTTATTTTACGTGGAGAACCAGCAAACACGAGCTAACGCAGTATATGACTGAATTAACACAAACCAAACAAAAAGAATACTACAGGCCTAATTTTTGGCCCAATACACCAGATATAAATCCCTATCATTTACAAGGAGCAAATGAAGCACAGCATTTAATTAGATATGCACTAGCTGCAACGATGAGCGGAAATATAGGGCTGTATGGTCCTGTTTATGAGTTTATGGTTACAGATGCAGTACCGGGAAAAGAAGAGTATTATAATTCTGAAAAGTATCAAATTCAGCATTGGGATTGGAACACAGATAATAAGCTTATTCGAGTGATTTCAAAAATTAATGCAATACGTAAGGAGCAGACGGCATTGCAGCAAACTAATAATATTAGATTTTGTGACATTGGTAATGAAGGTCTTATCGCCTATTATAAATGGGATCAGGATATGACTAACGAACTTCTAATTGTTGTAAGTCTTGACCCGTATTACAAACAAGCAGGAAAACTACGGTTACCCTATGAATTAATGCGTCACACCCCGGGCGCCCACATTATGGTAAAGGATTTAATTACAGACAGTACGTATCACTGGAATGAAGAATGGAATTATATTGAATTGCACCCATCATTGCCTTTTCATATTTTTCAGATTTTCAGGTAA
- the msrB gene encoding peptide-methionine (R)-S-oxide reductase MsrB, with protein sequence MRKLVILSLLVSLTACKGTAQKEKKESFEVNKTEAEWKASLTSEQFYILREEGTERPFSSELLNIKKEGTYVCAACETPLFKSNTKFDSGTGWPSFYDYIEGNVAFSTDQKLGYTRSEEHCATCGGHLGHVFNDGPKPTGKRHCINGDALKFIPAE encoded by the coding sequence ATGAGAAAATTAGTAATACTTAGCCTTTTGGTTTCCTTAACCGCATGTAAAGGCACAGCACAAAAAGAAAAAAAAGAATCTTTTGAAGTTAATAAAACAGAGGCAGAATGGAAAGCTTCTTTAACCTCAGAGCAATTCTACATTCTTAGGGAAGAAGGGACTGAACGCCCATTTAGCAGTGAATTACTTAACATTAAGAAAGAAGGAACTTACGTTTGTGCAGCTTGTGAAACACCACTTTTTAAAAGCAATACCAAGTTTGATAGTGGCACCGGCTGGCCTTCTTTTTACGATTATATTGAAGGTAATGTAGCATTTTCTACAGACCAAAAATTAGGATATACCCGCAGTGAAGAACATTGTGCAACCTGTGGCGGTCATTTAGGTCATGTATTTAATGACGGACCAAAACCCACCGGTAAGCGCCACTGTATTAATGGTGACGCCCTAAAATTTATTCCTGCGGAATAA